In one window of Aceticella autotrophica DNA:
- a CDS encoding NfeD family protein — translation MIIWIIIAIFAALVDLITANVFFVSFSFGSLAALLMYYFQLPLLIQVIAFIVISSISMILSYVFVRKFLKKNVPVFKTKEEELIGKEIILDKDIENEGQIKVDGIYWLIRNAGEEPLKAGDRIKIINIAENRLIVKKGLKVS, via the coding sequence ATGATTATATGGATTATTATTGCAATATTTGCAGCTTTGGTTGATCTTATAACAGCAAATGTGTTTTTTGTATCCTTTTCATTTGGAAGTCTTGCAGCATTATTGATGTATTATTTTCAATTGCCATTATTAATACAAGTAATTGCCTTCATTGTTATATCGAGTATTTCAATGATTTTAAGCTATGTTTTTGTAAGGAAATTTTTAAAAAAAAATGTTCCTGTTTTTAAAACAAAAGAAGAAGAATTAATCGGAAAAGAAATTATTCTTGATAAAGACATTGAAAATGAGGGACAAATTAAAGTTGACGGTATATATTGGCTTATCAGAAACGCTGGGGAAGAACCTTTAAAGGCAGGTGATCGAATAAAAATCATTAATATTGCAGAAAACAGATTAATAGTTAAAAAGGGTTTAAAAGTTTCTTAA
- a CDS encoding SPFH domain-containing protein produces the protein MMVLIVLLILVLITILTTIKIVNTGKVYVIERFGQFYKVLTPGWHVIIPFVDFVRAKLSTKQQILDIEPQSVITKDNVRISIDNVIFYKIMNAKDAVYNIENYLSGIMYSTITNMRNIVGNMTLDEVLSGRDKINMELLKVIDEITDAYGIKILSVEIKNIIPPEEIQQAMEKQMKAERDKRATILIAEGEKQSAIAKAEGLKQAKILEAEAEKEANIRRAEGLKESQLLEAEGKAKAIEAVAEAQAQAINMVNKAIIESGTNETVIAVKQVEALQEMAKNPANKLILPNEIISTMGSIAAAAEMLKK, from the coding sequence ATGATGGTTTTAATAGTTTTATTAATCTTAGTTTTAATAACAATACTTACAACTATCAAAATTGTTAATACGGGTAAAGTATATGTGATAGAACGTTTTGGGCAATTCTATAAAGTTTTAACACCCGGTTGGCATGTAATAATTCCGTTTGTAGACTTTGTAAGGGCAAAACTTTCCACTAAACAACAAATTTTAGATATTGAACCACAATCTGTAATAACAAAAGATAATGTAAGAATATCAATTGATAATGTTATTTTCTATAAAATAATGAACGCAAAAGACGCTGTATACAATATAGAAAACTATTTGTCAGGCATTATGTATTCCACAATAACAAACATGAGAAATATCGTTGGGAATATGACATTGGACGAAGTTTTATCAGGTAGGGATAAGATTAATATGGAACTTTTAAAGGTAATAGATGAGATAACCGATGCATATGGCATTAAAATACTGTCAGTTGAAATTAAGAACATAATTCCGCCGGAAGAAATTCAGCAAGCTATGGAAAAACAGATGAAAGCCGAGAGAGATAAACGTGCTACAATACTTATCGCTGAAGGCGAAAAGCAAAGTGCAATAGCAAAAGCAGAAGGTCTAAAACAGGCAAAAATACTTGAAGCGGAGGCAGAAAAAGAAGCGAATATAAGGCGTGCAGAAGGCTTAAAAGAATCACAGTTGCTTGAGGCTGAAGGTAAAGCCAAAGCAATAGAGGCTGTTGCGGAGGCACAGGCACAAGCAATAAACATGGTTAACAAAGCTATTATTGAATCAGGTACTAATGAAACTGTAATAGCGGTAAAACAGGTTGAGGCACTGCAAGAAATGGCAAAAAATCCTGCAAATAAATTAATACTTCCTAATGAAATTATATCAACAATGGGAAGTATTGCAGCAGCCGCAGAAATGTTAAAAAAATAG
- a CDS encoding tyrosine recombinase XerC produces MDYINTQVKLPSILEEFLNYFSTIKARSPNTVKAYAYDLVLFFRFVKIHKGLIDKNQDFNDIDVSDIDTSIIESIDLNTIYAYLSFVTQKRSNTPSARARKVASLRSFYNYLYAKAKVISKNPTQELESPKLGIRQPVYLTLDESKKLLDSIEGSFKKRDYAIITLFLNCGLRLSELANININDIKDDKLTVIGKGNKQRTVYLNEACINAINDYLKIRPHNNVKDKKALFLSKRLQRISIKTIQYIVKKHLKNANLEDKKYSTHKLRHTAATLMYRYGKVDIRTLQKLLGHSNVSTTQIYTHVDDTQLRDAAFKNPLSDKKN; encoded by the coding sequence ATGGATTACATAAATACTCAGGTTAAACTTCCTTCTATTTTAGAAGAATTCCTTAATTATTTTTCTACTATAAAAGCAAGGTCTCCTAACACTGTCAAAGCATATGCATATGACCTCGTTCTATTTTTTAGATTTGTTAAAATACATAAAGGTCTTATAGATAAAAATCAGGATTTTAATGATATAGATGTTTCTGACATAGATACCTCTATTATTGAATCAATCGATTTAAATACCATTTATGCATATTTATCCTTTGTTACTCAAAAGCGTTCAAATACGCCCTCCGCTCGCGCCCGCAAGGTTGCAAGCTTAAGGTCATTTTATAATTATCTTTATGCAAAGGCAAAGGTTATTTCAAAAAACCCTACGCAGGAATTAGAATCCCCAAAGCTTGGCATAAGACAACCGGTTTATTTAACATTGGATGAAAGCAAAAAACTTTTGGATTCAATTGAAGGTTCTTTCAAAAAAAGAGATTATGCTATAATTACACTTTTTTTGAATTGCGGTTTAAGGCTTTCAGAACTTGCAAATATCAATATAAATGATATCAAAGATGACAAACTTACAGTTATAGGTAAAGGCAACAAGCAACGAACCGTATATTTAAATGAGGCCTGCATTAATGCTATTAATGATTATTTAAAGATTCGTCCCCATAACAATGTAAAAGATAAAAAAGCTCTATTTTTAAGTAAAAGATTACAGAGAATCAGTATAAAAACCATACAGTATATTGTAAAAAAGCATTTAAAGAATGCTAATCTTGAAGATAAAAAATATTCAACTCATAAGTTACGCCATACTGCTGCTACATTAATGTACAGATATGGTAAAGTAGACATAAGAACCCTTCAAAAACTTCTTGGTCATTCTAATGTATCTACGACTCAGATTTATACACATGTGGATGATACGCAGCTTAGGGATGCTGCATTCAAAAATCCGTTGTCGGATAAAAAGAACTAA
- the lexA gene encoding transcriptional repressor LexA: MKTKISEKQQEIINFIKDELNRKGYPPSVREICKAVGLRSTSTVHGHLSRLEKKGYIRRDPTKPRAIEILCSENRYGNDIVKLPIIGKVTAGTPILAIENIEEYYAIPTDMVKGFESESFILKVRGESMINAGILDGDYIIVRKQSYADNGDIIVALIDDEATVKRFYKENDHIRLQPENPTMEPLTLQNIIILGKVIGVIRKLK; this comes from the coding sequence ATGAAAACAAAAATAAGCGAAAAACAACAAGAAATTATCAATTTTATAAAAGATGAATTAAATAGAAAGGGATATCCGCCTTCTGTCAGAGAAATTTGCAAAGCTGTTGGCTTACGGTCAACATCAACCGTACATGGGCATCTTTCTCGGCTTGAAAAAAAAGGTTATATAAGACGTGATCCTACTAAGCCAAGGGCAATTGAAATCCTATGTTCAGAAAACCGTTATGGAAATGATATAGTTAAATTGCCTATTATCGGTAAGGTTACTGCCGGTACTCCAATACTTGCCATTGAAAACATTGAGGAATATTATGCAATACCAACAGATATGGTAAAAGGATTTGAAAGTGAAAGTTTTATATTAAAAGTACGAGGAGAAAGTATGATTAACGCCGGTATACTTGATGGAGATTATATTATCGTTAGAAAACAATCTTATGCAGATAATGGAGATATTATAGTTGCTTTAATTGATGATGAAGCCACAGTAAAAAGATTTTATAAAGAAAATGATCATATAAGACTGCAACCTGAAAACCCAACTATGGAACCTTTGACTCTTCAAAATATAATAATACTTGGTAAAGTAATTGGTGTAATAAGAAAGCTAAAATAG
- a CDS encoding ABC transporter permease — protein MSFLESFKQAFDSLKNNKLRSILTMLGIIMGVFSVITIVAISNATTAYMNSQFEKIGANVINIQAKYGSNPDDNLLSMSDMDKVKKAVPEIKNICAASQRNAEVKVNGKSRNAFVYGITAQYKNFFPADMAAGRMFNDFDDKGKRNVVVVDENFAKKYFKNNNPIGRVVEVISSNGVSNKFTIIGVLKQAGNIIIAPGMSSDDFPITIYIPLTTLQGMYNNGDKINTLYVSTEKRDQLNDISQRAIKILELTHQSKGKYMAQNVQDVQKIVNSVLSVISSVLLVIAAITLIVGGIGIVNILLVSVTERIKEIGLRKALGAQKRDIILQFLTESIIMTGIGGIIGIILGIGAGMIIANIIKIPSTVNYTVVILAFLGSIALGIIFGVYPAKRAADLDPIEALRYE, from the coding sequence ATGAGCTTTCTGGAAAGTTTCAAACAGGCTTTTGACAGCCTTAAAAACAACAAACTTCGCTCAATACTTACAATGCTGGGTATAATAATGGGAGTATTTTCGGTTATTACAATTGTAGCGATAAGTAATGCAACAACCGCATATATGAATTCACAATTCGAGAAAATAGGTGCAAATGTAATAAATATACAGGCAAAGTACGGTAGTAATCCTGACGATAATTTACTTAGCATGAGTGATATGGATAAGGTTAAAAAAGCTGTACCCGAAATAAAAAATATATGTGCAGCGTCACAGAGAAATGCCGAGGTAAAAGTTAACGGCAAGAGCAGAAATGCTTTTGTATATGGTATAACAGCACAATACAAAAATTTTTTTCCGGCAGATATGGCTGCTGGAAGAATGTTTAATGATTTTGATGATAAAGGGAAAAGAAATGTCGTTGTTGTTGATGAAAATTTTGCAAAAAAATATTTTAAAAACAATAACCCCATTGGTAGGGTTGTTGAGGTAATAAGCAGTAATGGTGTAAGCAACAAATTCACGATAATTGGTGTTTTAAAACAAGCGGGCAATATAATTATAGCACCGGGAATGAGCAGTGATGATTTTCCCATAACGATTTATATACCTCTTACTACATTGCAAGGTATGTATAATAATGGTGATAAAATAAATACGCTTTATGTTTCAACAGAAAAAAGGGATCAGTTAAATGACATAAGCCAAAGAGCGATAAAAATTTTAGAATTGACACATCAAAGCAAAGGGAAATATATGGCACAAAATGTCCAGGATGTACAAAAAATCGTCAATAGTGTATTATCTGTTATATCATCAGTGCTGTTGGTAATTGCAGCAATAACGCTTATAGTTGGCGGAATAGGTATAGTTAATATATTGCTTGTATCTGTAACAGAAAGGATAAAGGAAATCGGATTGAGAAAAGCCCTTGGGGCACAAAAAAGAGATATCATTCTTCAATTTTTAACAGAATCAATTATTATGACAGGCATAGGAGGAATCATTGGGATAATACTGGGAATAGGTGCTGGTATGATTATAGCAAATATAATCAAAATACCTTCTACTGTTAATTATACTGTTGTAATACTGGCTTTCTTAGGTTCAATTGCCCTCGGTATAATATTTGGAGTGTATCCGGCAAAAAGAGCAGCAGACCTTGATCCTATCGAAGCTTTAAGGTATGAATAA